Genomic window (Streptomyces sp. NBC_00078):
CCATGCGGCGGCTGACCTTCGGCGGCAACACCGCGATCGTCATCCCGGCCGGGCAGCAGGTGCTGAGCGACGCCGTCCGCATCGTCATCCCGCAGGGCAGCGACGTACTGGTCACCACGTACTCGCCCAGCCAGTCCGGCCCGGTCACCTACCACCAGCACGCCCGCCAGATCTCCTACGTCGCCGAGGGCGACCTCACCGAGGACGTGACCGGCGCCGGGTACACCGAGCAGACGCCGTACTGGCGCTACCTGACCGCGCTGGACGTGCTGAGCAACGAGTCTGACGGCACCGTCGTCGCCTTCGGCGACTCCCTCACCGATGGCATAACGTCCACACAGAACGCCAACCACCGCTGGACGGACATCCTTTCGGAGCGACTGCGCACCGCGATCGAGTCCGGCCAGGACCTGCCGCGCTACAGCATCGTCAACCAGGGCATCAGCGGCAACCAGATCCTCGCGGGAGGCCTCGGCCGCCCCGCCGACAACCAGAGCGGGCTGCTGCGCTTCTCCCGTGACGCCCTCGCCCGTACGAACGTCAAGGTCGTCGTCATCGACCTCGGCGTCAACGACATCCTGCGCAACCCCCGGCTCGCCGACCCGGACAGGATCCTCGACGGCCTGCGGGCCATGGTCCGCCAGGCCCACTCCCGCGGCATCAAGGTCATCGGCGCGACCCTGATGCCCTTCCAGGGCCACCGCGGCTACACCCCGGCCCGCGAGGCGGTTCGGCAGGAGATCAACGCGGAGATCCGCTCCGGACGGGTCTACGACGCCGTGGTCGACTTCGACCGGGCGCTCAGGGACCCGTACGACCCGCGCAGGCTCCGCTCCGACTACGACTCCGGCGACCATCTCCACCCCAGCGACAAGGGGTACGCGACGATGGCGCAGATCTTCGACCTCAAGGGCCTGAAGGGCTCGGCGCCGGCCGAACTGTAGAGGCCGGACCGCGGGGGTGGCGGGGGCGGCTGGGTCAGTAGTCGTCGTGACGGCGCCTGTCCCGCTCGTCCCGGCGCTCCCGGTGCCGCTCGCGCCGCTCCTCGTGCCGCTGCCGGCGCTCGTCGTGCAGGTCGCGCCGCCACTCGCGGTGCTCGTCGAGCATCCGGTGAGGATCGGCGAACCCCTCCCCCAGCGAGTGCCTGGACCTGCCCTCCAGCCTCTCCTGGCGGCGCTCCTCCTTCAGACGGCGCCGCTCCTGCCGGGTGACCTTCCGCTCGACGCCGACGCCGCCCCAGAAGGCGAAGCCGGTGACGATCACGCGCGGGGCACCGGGCTCGGCCGGCACGCCCTCCTGGCGGTGGTCGAACCCGCCCATGATCCCGATGCCGCGCACGACGACCTCGACGCCGGGCGGCACGATCACGTTCATCCCGCCCATGATCGCCACGCAGTTGATCTCGACCTCGTGGTCCGCGAAGTTCGCCTCGCGCAGGTCGAGTTCCCCGCCGCCCATGAAGGCGAAGCAGTTGAACCGCTTGGGCACGGTCCAGCGCCCCTTGCGCTCGAACCCGGACATCACGGCGACCGCCCACGACGAGGACCCGTCGCCGCCGACGACCCGCCCCGCCCAACTCCCGCTCGGCACCGGCTCCTTGACCAGCGACACGGACGCGACGGACGGCGGGGTGATCCCGGCGACCGGCAGATCGCGGGTGATCGGCGTCAACTCGCCGTACGTCCGTGCCTTGTAGGTGGCCTCAAGGCGCTCCTCGAACTCCTCCATGTCGAGACGGCCCTCCGCGAGGGCGTCCCGCAGGACCTCGGCGACTCGTTCACGATCGGCGTCGGATGCGCGAAGCTCCGGGACTGCGGCGTCGTCCGTCATGGACAGCAGCCTACGAGTTCCCCCGGCGGGAGGCTACGAGACGTCTACGAGACCGCTTTCTCGGCCTCCCCGGCAGCCCCGCCGGCGGCCTCGCCCGCGTACATCTTGGCGATCACCGCCTCGATGTCCGGCTCCCGCACCGAGAGGTCCGCCAGCGGGTACTCCGCCGCGATGCGCGCCACCAGAGCCGCCGCCGACTGCCCCGCCGGGAACGCCAGCCACTGCCGCGGCCCCTCCACCTTCACCACCCGGGCCGGCGCCACCTCGATCGGTGCCGCCTCCCGCTCCAGGTCCACCACCAGGGTGCGTTCGCTCTCACCCACCTCGTGCAGACCGGCCAGCGCACCGTCGTACATGAGCCGCCCGTGGTCGATGACCATCACCCGCGAGCACAACTGCTCGATGTCCTGCAGGTCATGGGTGGTCAGCAGCACGGTCGTGCCGCGCTCGGCGTTCAACTCCCGCAGGAACTGCCGCACCTTGGCCTTCGAGATGACGTCCAGGCCGATCGTCGGCTCGTCGAGGTACAGCACCTCCGGATCGTGCAGCAGCGCCGCCGCGATGTCCCCGCGCATCCGCTGCCCGAGCGACAGCTGCCGCACCGGGACGTCCAACAGGTCGGCCAGTTCCAGGAGTTCGACGCAACGGTCGAGGTTCTCGCGGTAACGGGCGTCCGGGATCCGGTACATGCGGTGCATCAGCTTGTACGAGTCGATCAGCGGCAGGTCCCACCACAGCGTCGTACGCTGCCCGAACACCACCCCGATGCGATGCGCGAGCCGGGCCCGCTCACGCGCCGGGTCGATGCCCGCCACCCGCAGCTTCCCGCCGCTCGGGGTCAGGATGCCGGTGAGCATCTTGATCGTCGTCGACTTCCCGGCGCCGTTCGGACCGATGTAGCCGACCATCTCACCGCGCGCCACGGTGAAGGAGAGGGAGTCCACGGCCCGCACCTGCCGGCGCTCACGCCTGAGGAATCCGGTCTTCCTGCGCACGTCGAAGACCTTCTCGACACGGTCGAGTTCGATGAAGTAGTCGCTGTCCACTGCCGCTAGCTCCCTGTACTCCGATAAGTCCGCAGCCCTGCCCGCCAGGCCAGCCCCGCCAGCGCACAACACCCCACCGCCACCAGCGGCGAGGCGAAGGCCACCCACCGCGGCAGGTCCAGCGGGAGCGGACGGTCCAGCACATAGGCCGCGGGCAGCCAGTTGACGAAGGCGAGCGGCAGCAGGAACGTCACCCCGCGCACCAGCTCCTTGCCGAACACCGTCGGCGGGTACTGCAGCATCGTCGTCCCGCCGTACGTGAACGCGTTCTGCACCTCGGACGCGTCCTGCGCCACGAACTGGAACGCCGCACCGGCCACGAACACCGCACCGAAGATCCCCGCGCCGCTCACCACGATCACCGGCATCAGCAGCACCTTCAGCGGCGTCCACGCGATGTCGACGGTGGTCAGCGCATACCCGAGCACCAGCCCGCCCTGCGTGATCCTTCCGAGCCGGCGCAGCGCGAACCGGTCGGCCGCCACCTGCGCCAGCACCGGCGCCGGACGCACCAGCAGCGTGTCCAGCGTGCCGTCGCGCACCCGCTGCCCCAGCCGCTCCATCGAGCCGATCGCCAGATCCGCGAGGCCGAAGGCCATACACGACAGTCCGTACAGGAAGGCCACTTCGGGCAGCGGCCACCCGCCGAGCACGTCGATCCGCGAGAACATCAGCAGGATCGCGACGAAGTCCAGCGCGGTCACCGCGAAGTTCGCGAACGTCGTCATCGCGAAGGACGCGCGGTACGCCATCGTGGAGCGGATCCACATCCCCCCGATCAGACGGTACGCGCGCAGCCCGTCCGCCAGCCGGCTCACCTCAGCCACCCTGCACGACCACCCTCCGCGTCGCCACCGACTGCACCAGCCGCCCGGCCGCCAGCAGCGCCACCGCCCACGCCCCCTGGAAGGCGAACGTGCTCCACGGATCGGCCTCCCCCAGCAGCACGTCCGCCGGCTTCTGCAACAGCGCCGACCACGGCAGATCCCGTACGACATCGCCGAGCGTGCCCGGGAACACGTTCAACGGCAGCACCATCCCCGAGCAGAAGAACCCCGCCAGCATGGTCATGTGCGTCACACCCGTGCCGTCCATCAGCCAGAACGTGAGCAGCGCGACCAGATACCGGATGCCGAAACTGACCGCCATGCCCAGCAGCACCGCCACCACGAACGCCGCCCATCTCGCCGCGTCCCCCGGCAGCGCCACGTCGAAAACCAGCGCGCCGAACAGGAACGGGATCACGCCCCGCCCCAGCAGCTGGAACAGCGCCCGCCCCAAGTCGGCCGCCAGCCACCACAGTTGCAGATCCGCCGGCCGGTAGAGATCGATCGCGACGTCCCCGGTCCTGATCCGCTCCATCAGCTCCACCTCGACACCGCTGCCACCGATCGCCAGCGTCGACAGCAGCGCCTGCCCCAGCCACACATAGGTGACGGCCTGCGCCTGGTCGTACCCCCCGAGGTGGGGCTTCTCGTCCCACAGCGCCAGATACGTGTAGACGAGGATCAAGCCGAAAACGGTGTTGGTGAACACCCCGGCGGCAGTGGCAGCCCGATACGTCGCGTACCGTCTGAAACCACCCGCCGCGACGGCCGCGTACAACCGTCCCGAGCCCACGTCAGTCAACCTCCAAAACCGCCCGACACCGAAGCGCAGGAGCCTAGTCCGCTGGTAGTGACGTACGCCACGCATTTTCCAGGCGGGACGCGTGCCGTGATCCGGGAACGGAACGCATGGTGCGAGAGTCTTCAAGAGGGGGCGCAATTGGCGTACGAGGGCGTACGGGAACGTACGACGCGAAACAGGAGTCCGTGCACGAGATGAGCGACCAGCCGCAGCCGCAGCCGCCGAACCGGGGCTGGGCACCGAGAGAGCCGCAAGGTGCTGCCGGGCCGGCCGCTCCCCAGCCGGGGAGTCCGGGGCCGGGGGTTTCCGAGCCCGGCGTCCCCGAGCCCGGGGCGAAGAAGCCGAAGCGGCCCAGGCGCACGGGCTGGCGCCGGCTGATCCCGACCTGGCGCATGGTCCTGGGCACCTTCCTGATCGGCGGACTGCTGCTGATCGGCCTGTTCTACCTCGGCTACTCGATGGTCAACATCCCCCCGGCCAACGCCCTCGCCATGAAGCAGGCCAACGTCTACCTGTACTCCGACGGCTCCCAGATCGCCCGCGACGGCGAGATCAACCGGGAGAACGTCTCGCTCGCCCAGGTCTCCAAGGACGCCCAGCACGCCGTCCTGGCCGCCGAGGACCGCGACTTCTACACCGAGTCCGCCATCGACCCCAAGGCGATGGTGCGCGCAGGCTGGAACACCGCCACCGGCAAGGGCAGGCAGTCCGGCTCGACGATCACCCAGCAGTACGTCAAGAACTACTACCTCGCGCAGGAACAGACCGTCACCCGCAAGGTGAAGGAGTTCTTCATCGCGATCAAGCTGGACCGGGAGAAGTCCAAGGACGAAATCCTGTCGGGCTACCTCAACACCAGCTACTTCGGCCGCAACGCCTACGGCATCCAGGCCGCCGCCCAGGCCTACTACGGCCAGAACGCCACCGACCTCGACCCGGCCCACGCCGCCTACCTCGCCGCCCTCGTCAACGCCCCCAGCGAGTACGACGTGGTCGCGCACCCCGAGAACAAGGCCGCGGCGTTGGCCCGCTGGAACTACACCCTGGACGGCATGGTCAAGAAGGGCTGGCTGACCGAGGCCAAGCGGGCCGGCCTGAAGTTCCCCATGCCGAAGCAACAGACCGTCTCCACCGGCATGTCCGGGCAGCGCGGCTACATCGTCACCGCGATCAAGGACTACCTCACCAAGAACAGGATCGTCACCGCGGACGAGCTGGAGGCCGGCGGCTACCGCATCACCACCACCCTGCAGAAGAGCAAGCAGGACGCCTTCGTGAAGGCCGTGAACGACAAGGTGATGGCCAAGCTCGACAAGAAGAACAACAAGGTCGACAAGTACGTCCGCGCGGGCGGCGCCTCCGTCGACCCGAAGACCGGCAAGGTCGTCGCGATGTACGGCGGAATCGACTACGTGAAGCAGTACACGAACGGCGCGACCCGCGGCGACTTCCAGGTCGGCTCCACCTTCAAGCCCTTCGTGTTCGCCTCCGCCGTCCAGAACCACTCCGAGACACAGGGCCACGAGGTCATCACCCCGAACACCTACTACGACGGCACCAACAAGCGCCCCGTACAGGGCTGGCCGGGCGGCGCCTACGCACCGGAGAACGAGGACCAGACCTCGTACGGCAACGTCACCGTGCGCACCGCCACCGACAAGTCGGTCAACGCGGTGTACGCGCAGATGGCCGTGGACGTCGGCCCCGAGAAGGTCAAGCAGACCGCGATCAGCCTCGGCATCCCGTCCGCCACCCCCGACCTGACCGGGACCCCCTCGATCGCCCTCGGCGTGAACACCGCCAGCGTCCTCGACATGGCGGAGGCCTACGCGACGCTCGCCAACCACGGCAGGCACGGCGCGTACACGATGATCGACTCGATCACCAAGGACGGAAAGGAGGCCGTCGAGCTGCCGAAGGACACGAACTCCCAGGCCATCAGCCGCGAGGCCGCCGACACCACCACGTCGATCCTGCAGAGCGTCGTCGACAACGGCACCGCCACCGCCGCCCAGGGCGCCGACCGCCCCGCCGCCGGCAAGACCGGCACCGCGGAGGAGGACACGGCCGCCTGGTTCGCCGGCTACACACCCGACCTCGCGACCGTCGTCTCGGTCATGGGCCAGGACCCGGTGACGGCCCATCACAAGTCGCTGTACGGGGCGATGGGCCTGCAGCGCGTCAACGGCGGCGGCCCGCCCGCCGAGATCTGGGCGCAGTACACCAAGGCCGCCCTGAAGGGGAAGCCGGCGACGGACTTCGACCTCCAGCTGCAGCCCGGCGCCGAGGTCACCCAGCCGCCCCCCGCCACCGGGACCCCGCAGCAGCCGGGCACGGGCGGCCAGGACAACGGCGGCACGACGACCACCGGCGGCCAGAGCGACCAGGGCCGGACCCAGGGCCAGGACAACGGCGGCACCACCGACGGCGGCACGAACACGACCGGCGGCACGACGACCGGCGACACGACGGGCGACCCGACGACGGGCGGAACCACCTCCGACGGCGGGACGACCAGCACGGGCGGCACGACCGGGGACCCGACGGACGGCGGGACGACGGGCGGCACCGACGCCGGAGGCACGGACGGCGGCACGTCAGGCAACGACACCGGAGGAGCGACCACCGGCGGTCCGGCGGGCCCGCAGTCGACCAGCAGGAGACAGTGACCCACCGGAGCCGGTGACGGCCGCGGCGGCGAGAGCGCGTGCCGGGCGTCGCGACGGGCGAACGCTGCCTGCCTGGGCACTGGAGCCCAGGCAGGCGGCAATGCCACGCCAAAAGGGCCGGTGACGATGGTCACCAGCCCTTTTCGACCGCTGCTCCAGCCGCTGCTCCGGCCTCTGCCCTACAGGTACAGGCCCGTCGCGTCCTCCGACCCCTCGAACCGGTCGGCGGCCACGGCATGCAGATCCCGCTCACGCATCAGCACGTACGCCACACCCCGCACCTCGACCTCGGCACGGTCCTCGGGGTCGTACAGAACCCGGTCGCCCGGCTCCACCGTGCGCACGTTCTGGCCGACGGCCACGACCTCGGCCCAGGCCAGCCGCCTCCCGACCGCGGCGGTCGCGGGAATCAGGATGCCCCCGCCGGACCGACGCTCACCGTCCCCGGTCTCCTGCCGCACGAGAACCCGGTCGTGCAGCATCCGGATGGGCAGCTTGTCGTGCCGCGGGCCGTGCTCGTTTCTCTTGGCGCTCACGCCCTTGAACCTACCGCTCCCACTCAGCTCCTGCGCCGCCGGGTACCGAGGGCGAGCAGCCCCACGAGCCCCACGGCGACGAGCGCGACGGGCACCACCCGCTCCAGCCGGGGCGCCCCCTCCTCGTCGACGAACCGCGCCTTCACATCGCTCACGACCTTGTTGACCTCGACATAGGCCCGCCCCAGCGTGTGATCGATGTTCGACACGACCTTGGCCTTTGCATCCCCGACGATCGTCTTGGGATGCACCCGCACCCCGATCTCGTCGAGGGTCTCGGCCAGCACATTGCGGCGGCGCTTGATGTCCGCCTCGATCTGCGCCGGGGTTCTGGTGTCCGACGTGTCCGCCACCGTAACGCCTCCGAAGTCTGGTGAGGGTGTTCCGGACAGTCTGTCAGCTCTTGGGGTGCCCGCACTGTCAGCACCCCCGGTTAGGCTGACCAGATGAGCGAGCGACTCCAGCCCGGGGACGTGGCCCCCGACTTCACCCTCCCCGACGCCGACGGCAATGAGGTGTCCCTGTCGTCCCACAAGGGCCGCAAGGTCATCGTCTACTTCTACCCCGCGGCCCTGACGCCGGGTTGCACCAAGCAGGCCTGCGACTTCACGGACAACCTGGAACTCCTGACGGGCGCCGGCTACGACGTCCTCGGCATCTCCCCGGACAAGCCGGAGAAGCTGGCGAAGTTCCGCGAGAAGGAGTCCCTGAAGGTCACGCTCCTGGCCGACCCGGAGAAGACCGTCACGGAGTCCTACGGCGCCTACGGCGAGAAGAAGAACTACGGCAAGACCTACATGGGCATCATCCGCTCCACGATCGTCGTGGACGAGGAGGGCAAGGTCGAACGGGCCCTGTACAACGTCCGCGCGACGGGCCACGTGGCGAAGATCATCAAGGACCTGGGTATCTGAGGATCCATTGTCCGCTGGGCGAGCGGCTCGTACCGGGTCCCGGTGCGGGCCGTTTTGCGTTTCGGGCGTGACTGTCCGATAAACGGTTCGTTACTCCATGCGAAGTCACGAACTGACAGTCGAGCCGGGGGAACGCATGGGCGTGCGGAGCGCATCGGAACGATCGGGCACATACAGCAGGGAACGGCTTGCGCCAGAGGTGGCCAGGGCGCACAACTGGGCCGACCTGATGCGACGCCTCAGCCTCAGCCCGAGTGGTGGCCAACGGCGGGTGCTACAGCAGCAGGTGACGCGTCACGGACTTGACACCAGCCACTTCGTCAAGCGCAGCCCATGGCGTAAGTACCCCGACGAGGCCATCGCCGATGCCGCGGCCTCGTCGTCATCGCTGAGGGAAGTAGCCTTGAAGCTGGGTGCCACCCCGGCCATGGGAACCCTCTCGCACATCCGACGCCGCATCGACGCAGCGGGCATCGATATCGGCCACTTCCCCGGCATCGACCGCCCCGAACTGGACCTTCCCTTCACACCGGAAGAACTCCGGGCGGCTGCCGTCTCAGCTACGAGCGTGCGCGGTGTGGCCCGCGCTCTGGGTGTGCCGGATGACAGCCGGTCCAGGGCGACGCTGAGCCGCATGCTTGCAACTCAGCACATCGACACCGGCCACTTCTCCCATCGGCGAGTGGCAATCCCCGAGGACAGGCTGCGGAACCTGGTGCGGATCTCGACCAGTTACGCCGACGTCATGCGCGGTCTCGACATGGACGTCAATGACACCAATCACCGGCGCGTACAGCGCGCAGCCTCCCGCCTCGGTCTCGACACCAGCCACTTCAGACGACGGTCCTGGAGTCGGACCGAGCGCCCCGCGCCCCCATCGACTGCGCATCGGGTGCTGGTGATGCTGCCGGATCAAGCCGGGCGGACGAACAGGACCCGACTTCACCAGGCCCTGACCGAAATCGGGGTGCCGTACGCCTGTGAAGAGTGCGGCAATACCGGCGAGTGGCGGGGACACCCCATTACTTTGCAGATCGACCACGTCAACGGGAGCTGGCGGGACAATCGCCGGGAGAACCTGCGCTACCTGTGCCCCAACTGCCATGCACTGACAGAGACGTGGTGCCGCCAGAAGAGCAAAGTCCCCTCGTCGGGTGAGCCGACGGCCCCGTACACTGAGTGCCGCCGGTCGAGCATCATGACCGTTTTGAGCGGCCGTGGCGGAATTGGCCTACGCGCAACACTTAGGATGTTGTGGGAGAAATCCCTTGAGGGTTCGAGTCCCTCCGGCCGCACGCCTTTGCATCGAAGGTCCACCCGGGATCGGGTGGACCTTCGATGCCGTCAGCCCAACAGCTCCCGCACCACCGGCACCAGCGCCCGGAACGCCTGCCCCCGGTGGCTGATCGCGTTCTTCTCCTCAGGGCTCAGCTCGGCGCACGTCCGCGACTCCCCCTCCGGCTGCAGGATCGGGTCGTACCCGAAGCCGTTCGTGCCGGTCGGGGCGTGCCGGAGCAGGCCCCGTAGCCGGCCCTCGACCACCCGCTCCGTGCCGTCGGGCAAGGCAAGTGCCGCCGCGCACGCGAAGTGCGCGCCCCGGTGTTCGTCGGCGATGTCGCCGAGCTGGGCCAGGAGCAGGTCGAGGTTGGCGCGGTCGTCGCCGTGCCTGCCCGCCCAGCGGGCCGAGAAGATGCCCGGTGCGCCGTTCAGGACGTCGACGCAGAGGCCGGAGTCGTCGGCGACGGCGGGCAGGCCGGTGGCCTGGGCCAGGGCGTGGGCCTTGAGCAGGGCGTTCTCGGCGAACGTCACGCCCGTTTCCTTGACGTCGGGGATGTCGGGGTAGGCGTCCGCGCCGACCAGTTCGTGGGGCAGGCCCGCGTCGGCGAGGATGGCCCTGAGTTCGGTGATCTTTCCGGCGTTGCGGGTGGCGAGGATCAAGCGCGTCATGGGGTCCAGTATTCCGGTCCCGGCGGACGGGCTCCTACGAGGTGCAGACCTTCGTGAGTTCGCCTGCCGCGTCGGTGACCGGGCTGATGTCCGGGGTGTTGTCGCCGTTCTTGACGGCCGTGCGGACGTTGCCGACGGCCTTGTTCAGGTCGTCGACCGCCTTGTTGACGTCGGCGTTGTCGGTCTTGTCGCCTATCTTGTCGAGGTTCTTGTCGATGGAGGCGAGGGATTCGTCGAGCTGGCCGGGGTCGTTCGAGGCGTTCTCGACTGCCTGCTGGAGGTCGGTGACGCTGTCGGCGATGGTGTCGGCGGTCTGGACGCAGTCCAGGGCCTTGTCGACGGCGTCGCAGCCGGTGGTGAGGCCCACGGTCAGCCCGATGGCTGCCAGTGCGGCGACGGTGGTGGAGATGCGGCGACTGCGGCGGCCTCGGCTCGCGGCCATGACTGTGGTCCTCCCGTGTCCAGGCCCGTGGGCCCCCCGTGCTGGTCGGGCGCACGGTGGTGTGCCGTGCGCCCGCATCCGTACAGACGCGGGGACGGGCCTCGGGGGTTGCCCCGGCGGCCGCCCTTTCTTGGCGCGTCCTTTACTTTTCGAGGACCGTATCAAGCGCCTTGCGCTGAAGGACAGCGAGTTCTTCACAGCCCGAAACGGCCAGGTCCAGAAGGGAGTTGAGCTCCTCGCGGGCGAAGGGTTCGGCCTCGGCGGTGCCCTGGACCTCGACGAAGCGGCCGTCGCCGGTGCAGACGACGTTCATGTCGGTGTCGGCCTTCACGTCCTCCACGTAGCAGAGGTCCAGGAGGGGGACGCCGCCGACGATGCCGACCGAGACCGCCGAGACCGTGCCGGTGAGCGGCTGGCGGCCGGCCTTGATCAGTTTCCTGCCCTGGGCCCAGGCGACGGCGTCGGCCAGGGCCACGTAGGCGCCGGTGATGGCCGCGGTGCGGGTGCCGCCGTCGGCCTGGAGGACGTCGCAGTCGAGGACGATGGTGTTCTCGCCGAGCGCCTTGTAGTCGATGACGGCGCGCAGGGAGCGGCCGATGAGGCGGCTGATCTCGTGGGTGCGGCCGCCGATCTTGCCGCGTACGGACTCGCGGTCGCCGCGGGTGTTGGTGGCGCGGGGAAGCATGGAGTACTCGGCGGTGACCCAGCCCTCGCCGCTGCCCTTGCGCCAGCGGGGGACGCCTTCGGTGACGGAGGCGGTACAGAAGACCTTGGTGTCGCCGAAGGAGACGAGGACGGAGCCCTCGGCGTGCTTGCTCCAGCCGCGTTCGATGGTGATCGGGCGGAGTTGTTCGGGGGTGCGGCCGTCGATTCGAGACATGCGTCGAGCCTAGTCGCAGTAGCGGACAGGGCCCCTCCCGCGGTGGGAAGGGGCCCTGTCAAGGGAACCGGGGGTTCGCGAACCCGGGGTTCATGAACCGGGGGTTCGCGAAAGGGGGGTTCACATCATGTCTTCGATCTCCGCTGCGATGGGGTCGGCGTCGGTGCCGATGACGACCTGGATCGCGGTGCCCATCTTGACGACGCCGTGTGCACCGGCGGCCTTCAGGGCTGCTTCGTCGACCTTGCCTGCGTCGACGACCTCGGTGCGCAGGCGGGTGATGCAGCCTTCGACCTCTTCGATGTTGTCGATGCCCCCGAGCCCTGCAACGATCTTCTCAGCCTTGGTGGCCATGTCTGTCTCCTCACGCACGGTTGGCTCATCTTCGCGAGCGATTGCGTCGTGCGTACCGAAGGATGACGTCACAGCAGCCGTATCGCCCGTAACTGGTCTACACCACCTGGCAGGCGGTCGCCAACCCATGAGCGAATCCATGAGTGCCGAGGCTGGGATCACGCCTGCACGCCGGCGGTGGGACGCCTTGTTCCAGGGGCTGCAGAAGATGGGCCGCAGCCTCCAGCTCCCCATCGCGGTGCTGCCTGCCGCGGGCATCCTGAACCGGCTCGGCCAGCCGGACGTGTTCGGGGACGACGGGCTGGGGTGGACGAACGTATCGAAGGTGATGGGCGGTGCGGGCGGCGCGCTGCTCGACGGTCAGCTGGGTCTGCCGCTGTTGTTCTGTGTGGGCGTGTCCATCGGCATGGCGAAGAAGGCGGACGGGTCGACGGCGCTGGCGGCGCTGGCGGGGTTTCTCGTCTACTACAACGTGCTGTTGCAGTTCCCGAAGGACTGCCCTTCCGGTTCGAAGGCTCTTACCGGCATCGGCTGCCAGGCGACGGTCGACCAGACGGTGGTGGCGTTCAGCTACGAGAATCCGGGTGTCTTCGGCGGCATCGTGATGGGTCTGCTGACGGCCTTTTTCTGGCAGCGCTACCACCGTACGAAGCTCGTGGACTGGCTGGGGTTCTTCAACGGGCGGCGGCTGGTCCCGATCATCATGGCGTTCGTCGGGATCGTGTTCGCGTCGTTGTGTCTGTGGATCTGGCCGCCGATCGGTGACGGGCTGGAGAGTTTCTCCGACTGGCTGAGTGATCTGGGCGCTTGGGGTGCGGGGGTGTTCGGTGTCGCGAACCGGGCGCTGCTGGTGATCGGCCTGCACCAGTTCCTGAACGTGCCCATCTGGTTCCAGTTCGGCAGTTTCACGAAGCCGGACGGGTCGGTGGTCCACGGTGACATCAACATGTTCCTGGCGGGTGATCCGAACGCGGGGCAGTTCACCTCGGGCTTCTTCCCGATCATGATGTTCGCGTTGCCGGCGGCCGCGTTGGCGATGACGCACTGTGCGAAGCCGAGTCGGCGCAAGGAGGTCGGCGGGCTGATGCCGTCCGTCGCCCTGACGTCGTTCGTCACGGGGATCACCGAGCCGATCGAGTACTCGTTCCTGTTCATCGCGCCGGTGCTGTATGCGATCCACGCGGTGCTGACGGGTGTGTCGATGGCGGTGACGTGGGGGCTCGGGGTGCATGACGGCTTCAGCTTCTCGGCCGGCCTCATCGACTACATCATCAACTGGAACCTGGCGACGAAACCGTGGGCGATCATCCCGATCGGCCTGTGCTTCGCCGCCGCGTACTACGTGATCTTCCGTT
Coding sequences:
- a CDS encoding SGNH/GDSL hydrolase family protein is translated as MTKRHGYALLSAIIAVVVGLSAAIYAGVAAGDGNTGTDALGRGRAQHNSAAPASTGIWVGSWSASPAGAEPGTETSGMAGRSVRNVVHASVGGTSARITLSNLYGQAALTVTHASIAVAVTSDTAAASADTMRRLTFGGNTAIVIPAGQQVLSDAVRIVIPQGSDVLVTTYSPSQSGPVTYHQHARQISYVAEGDLTEDVTGAGYTEQTPYWRYLTALDVLSNESDGTVVAFGDSLTDGITSTQNANHRWTDILSERLRTAIESGQDLPRYSIVNQGISGNQILAGGLGRPADNQSGLLRFSRDALARTNVKVVVIDLGVNDILRNPRLADPDRILDGLRAMVRQAHSRGIKVIGATLMPFQGHRGYTPAREAVRQEINAEIRSGRVYDAVVDFDRALRDPYDPRRLRSDYDSGDHLHPSDKGYATMAQIFDLKGLKGSAPAEL
- a CDS encoding DUF1707 domain-containing protein — protein: MTDDAAVPELRASDADRERVAEVLRDALAEGRLDMEEFEERLEATYKARTYGELTPITRDLPVAGITPPSVASVSLVKEPVPSGSWAGRVVGGDGSSSWAVAVMSGFERKGRWTVPKRFNCFAFMGGGELDLREANFADHEVEINCVAIMGGMNVIVPPGVEVVVRGIGIMGGFDHRQEGVPAEPGAPRVIVTGFAFWGGVGVERKVTRQERRRLKEERRQERLEGRSRHSLGEGFADPHRMLDEHREWRRDLHDERRQRHEERRERHRERRDERDRRRHDDY
- a CDS encoding ATP-binding cassette domain-containing protein — its product is MDSDYFIELDRVEKVFDVRRKTGFLRRERRQVRAVDSLSFTVARGEMVGYIGPNGAGKSTTIKMLTGILTPSGGKLRVAGIDPARERARLAHRIGVVFGQRTTLWWDLPLIDSYKLMHRMYRIPDARYRENLDRCVELLELADLLDVPVRQLSLGQRMRGDIAAALLHDPEVLYLDEPTIGLDVISKAKVRQFLRELNAERGTTVLLTTHDLQDIEQLCSRVMVIDHGRLMYDGALAGLHEVGESERTLVVDLEREAAPIEVAPARVVKVEGPRQWLAFPAGQSAAALVARIAAEYPLADLSVREPDIEAVIAKMYAGEAAGGAAGEAEKAVS
- a CDS encoding ABC transporter permease, which produces MWIRSTMAYRASFAMTTFANFAVTALDFVAILLMFSRIDVLGGWPLPEVAFLYGLSCMAFGLADLAIGSMERLGQRVRDGTLDTLLVRPAPVLAQVAADRFALRRLGRITQGGLVLGYALTTVDIAWTPLKVLLMPVIVVSGAGIFGAVFVAGAAFQFVAQDASEVQNAFTYGGTTMLQYPPTVFGKELVRGVTFLLPLAFVNWLPAAYVLDRPLPLDLPRWVAFASPLVAVGCCALAGLAWRAGLRTYRSTGS
- a CDS encoding ABC-2 family transporter protein, with the protein product MGSGRLYAAVAAGGFRRYATYRAATAAGVFTNTVFGLILVYTYLALWDEKPHLGGYDQAQAVTYVWLGQALLSTLAIGGSGVEVELMERIRTGDVAIDLYRPADLQLWWLAADLGRALFQLLGRGVIPFLFGALVFDVALPGDAARWAAFVVAVLLGMAVSFGIRYLVALLTFWLMDGTGVTHMTMLAGFFCSGMVLPLNVFPGTLGDVVRDLPWSALLQKPADVLLGEADPWSTFAFQGAWAVALLAAGRLVQSVATRRVVVQGG